Below is a genomic region from Piliocolobus tephrosceles isolate RC106 unplaced genomic scaffold, ASM277652v3 unscaffolded_12745, whole genome shotgun sequence.
ATAGTGGATCAGAGGGGCAGGTGAGACCAGGTGGGCCCAGCCTCAGGCAAGCAAGGTTGttgaaggcagaggctgctgggTCCTTGGGTGGCAAGAGGTCACTTCAAGACTTGTGTCCCCAGATGCTGAAGAAAAGTTGGACCGGAGCCATGACAAGTCGGACAGGGGCCATGACAAGTTGGACCGCGGCCATGAGAAACCAGACAGGGGCCACGACAAGTCAGACCGGGGCCACGACAAATCTGACAGGGATCGAGAGCGTGGCTATGACAaggtagacagagagagagagcgagacagGGAACGGGATCGGGACCGCGGGTATGACAAGGCAGACCGGGAAGAGGGCAAAGAACGGCGCCACCATCGCCGGGAGGAGCTGGCTCCCTACCCCAAGAGCAAGAAGGGTAAGCTGGGCAGAATGGGGCTCGGTGAGACCAGCAAGGTGCAGGGCACACTGCGTGAGGAAGCCTCCCCTCAAAAAGATGCCTGGACATGGGGCCTAGAGGAGGGTGCTGTGGTACATGGCAGCCAGGGGCTTCATTTCTTCTTGTGGGGTGGGGCTTAGTGATCAGGGGCTCCTGGTGCCTCTGTTGAAGACTTTGCCCTGCCACTTCCACAGCAGTAAGCCGAAAGGATGAAGAGTTAGACCCCATGGACCCTAGCTCATACTCAGATGCCCCCCGGTAAGTGACAACCCCTCTTGACTCAGTACGTggacaccatcctcctgcctccttcctccaTTCCTCATTGGGACCAGGTGGGCCGTGTCCACCACATCTCCCATCCCCATCCCCTGACTCTTTCACCGGCAGGGGCACGTGGTCAACAGGACTCCCCAAGCGGAATGAGGCCAAGACTGGCGCTGACACCACAGCAGCTGGGCCCCTCTTCCAGCAGCGGCCGTATCCATCCCCAGGGGCTGTGCTCCGGGCCAATGCAGAGGCCTCCCGAACCAAGCAGCAGGATTGAA
It encodes:
- the PQBP1 gene encoding polyglutamine-binding protein 1 isoform X2, producing the protein MRTPLVLNCSPHPHLVLPEPEEEIIAEDYDDDPVDYEATRLEGLPPSWYKVFDPSCGLPYYWNADTDLVSWLSPHDPNSVVTKSAKKLRSSNADAEEKLDRSHDKSDRGHDKLDRGHEKPDRGHDKSDRGHDKSDRDRERGYDKVDRERERDRERDRDRGYDKADREEGKERRHHRREELAPYPKSKKVSRKDEELDPMDPSSYSDAPRGTWSTGLPKRNEAKTGADTTAAGPLFQQRPYPSPGAVLRANAEASRTKQQD
- the PQBP1 gene encoding polyglutamine-binding protein 1 isoform X1, whose product is MRTPLVLNCSPHPHLVLPEPEEEIIAEDYDDDPVDYEATRLEGLPPSWYKVFDPSCGLPYYWNADTDLVSWLSPHDPNSVVTKSAKKLRSSNADAEEKLDRSHDKSDRGHDKLDRGHEKPDRGHDKSDRGHDKSDRDRERGYDKVDRERERDRERDRDRGYDKADREEGKERRHHRREELAPYPKSKKAVSRKDEELDPMDPSSYSDAPRGTWSTGLPKRNEAKTGADTTAAGPLFQQRPYPSPGAVLRANAEASRTKQQD
- the PQBP1 gene encoding polyglutamine-binding protein 1 isoform X3: MTMILWTMRPPGWRAYHQAGTRFLTLPGEPCGLPYYWNADTDLVSWLSPHDPNSVVTKSAKKLRSSNADAEEKLDRSHDKSDRGHDKLDRGHEKPDRGHDKSDRGHDKSDRDRERGYDKVDRERERDRERDRDRGYDKADREEGKERRHHRREELAPYPKSKKAVSRKDEELDPMDPSSYSDAPRGTWSTGLPKRNEAKTGADTTAAGPLFQQRPYPSPGAVLRANAEASRTKQQD